A genomic segment from Gossypium hirsutum isolate 1008001.06 chromosome D04, Gossypium_hirsutum_v2.1, whole genome shotgun sequence encodes:
- the LOC107898186 gene encoding uncharacterized protein — translation MESTALNESMARWQILLSEFDIVYVNQKAVKGSAIVEFLACKALEDYEPLNFGFPNEDLMYVATAEEDFHENHSWKLSFNGASNAIGNGIGAVLVSPNGDHYPFTSKLNFDCTNNMAEYEACIMGIRAAIERKLKILEIADALATLASMIKVNKLEDMKPIQINIFETPAPCYSIEEEENDDHPWTSTGATPFSLVYGMEEVLLIEVEIPSLRVLAELKLDEAEWIQS, via the exons atggagtcaactgcgtTGAATGAGAGTATGGCTAGGTGGCAGATCCTACTCtccgagtttgatatagtctacgtAAATCAGAAAGCCGTCAAAGGAAGCGCGATAGTAGAATTTTTGGCCTGCAAAGCTTTAGAAGACTATGAGCCTCTGAATTTTGGTTTCCCaaatgaagatttgatgtatgtTGCAACCGCTGAAGAAGATTTCCACGAAAATCACTCTTGGAAGCTAAGCTTTAACGGAGCTTCGAATGCTATAggcaatggaattggggcagtccttGTGTCCCctaatggagatcattatccttttactAGCAAATTGAATTTTGATTGCACCAATAACATGGCTGAATATGAAGCTTGCATTATGGGCATCCGGGCAGCCATAGAGCGAAAACTTAAGATactagag atAGCAGATGCTTTAGCCACTCTAGCCTCTATGATCAAAGTGAACAAACTAGAAGACATGAAGCCTATTCAAATCAACATTTTTGAGACTCCAGCTCCTTGCTATAGTATTGAGGAAGAGGAAAACGATGACCATCCGTG gacttctactggggcaacacctttttctCTAGTCTATGGGATGGAGGAAGTGTTACTCATtgaagttgagatcccttctctTCGGGTGTTAGCTGAGCTAAAGCTAGATGAGGCCGAATGGATTCAATCTTGA
- the LOC107898187 gene encoding wall-associated receptor kinase-like 15, with translation MVMLFSRDCITVMALKLCPKCGRIPVPYPLSTGPDCGDPWYKVQCIVGTLWLDAYNGSSYKITSINPMTKTLIIRPPGLAKNTCMAADFGTQGIQLDEKLPFNITSANTVMIMNCSATVLQEYVALNCSSTSVCHDYIRGNPEAKANCGALPICCWYVTGGTMHTYRIRVRPERCSAYQSFVNLDMNFPVSKWPVPGLEIEWLSPREPECKLPDDCNDLVNSMCLPDLVNAGQRRCLCKRGFQWNSIQGICQDVKCAQGRRCKNEKKKSIVGGAAFAAGVLIVGLIVTIIIAYKQQKNCEREAEMSLTKAHRDLLSSNSGKLAKFFTIKEIAKATKNFSKDNLLGSGGFGEVFKGILDDGTSIAVKRAKLGNANGIDQIINEVRILCQVNHRNLVKLLGCCVELQQPLLIYEYIPNGTLFDHLHKIFPGKKVTLSWHRRLCIAYQTAQGLSYLHSSVVPPIYHRDVKSSNILLDENLDAKVSDFGISRLGFSDVSHVTTCAQGTLGYLDPEYYLNFQLTDKSDVYSFGVVLLELLTSKKAIDFNRGEEDVNLVVFARKILKEERFMDVIDPCLKQEAGKIELETMKALGFLAESCLNERKQNRPSMKSVAKEIESILSAVSSEVLEG, from the exons ATGGTAATGCTGTTCTCCAGAGATTGTATTACTGTCATGGCGTTGAAGCTCTGCCCCAAATGTGGCCGAATTCCGGTTCCATATCCGCTTAGCACCGGACCAGATTGCGGTGACCCCTGGTACAAAGTACAGTGTATTGTGGGGACACTCTGGTTGGATGCTTACAATGGATCATCCTACAAGATTACTTCTATTAATCCAATGACTAAAACACTGATCATCCGTCCCCCAGGTTTGGCCAAGAATACTTGTATGGCAGCTGATTTTGGAACCCAGGGGATTCAGTTGGACGAAAAGCTTCCCTTTAACATCACAAGCGCCAATACAGTCATGATCATGAATTGTAGCGCCACGGTCCTCCAAGAATATGTAGCTCTCAATTGTAGCTCAACAAGCGTTTGTCACGATTACATCAGGGGCAATCCAGAGGCTAAAGCCAATTGTGGGGCATTGCCAATTTGCTGTTGGTATGTTACTGGGGGTACCATGCATACTTACAGGATCAGGGTTCGTCCTGAAAGATGTTCAGCTTATCAAAGTTTTGTGAATTTGGATATGAATTTCCCTGTCAGTAAGTGGCCTGTGCCAGGGTTGGAGATAGAGTGGTTATCCCCGCGAGAACCGGAATGTAAGCTCCCCGACGATTGCAATGATTTAGTGAATTCAATGTGCTTGCCGGATCTGGTTAATGCTGGACAAAGAAGGTGCTTATGCAAGCGAGGGTTTCAATGGAACTCCATTCAAGGTATTTGTCAAG ATGTGAAATGTGCACAAGGGAGACGTTGCAAGAATGAAAAGAAGAAATCCATAGTTGGAG GTGCAGCCTTTGCAGCAGGTGTATTAATAGTTGGACTCATTGTTACCATTATTATAGCCTACAAGCAACAGAAGAACTGCGAGAGAGAAGCTGAAATGAGTTTAACCAAGGCACATAGAGATCTTTTAAGCTCCAATAGTGGCAAACTGGCCAAATTTTTCACTATCAAAGAGATAGCCAAGGCAACAAAAAACTTCTCCAAAGACAACCTCCTTGGCTCAGGAGGCTTCGGTGAGGTTTTCAAGGGCATTCTTGATGATGGAACTAGCATAGCTGTGAAGCGAGCCAAGCTTGGGAACGCCAACGGTATTGATCAAATCATCAATGAGGTCCGAATCCTTTGCCAAGTTAACCATAGAAACCTAGTCAAACTCCTTGGCTGTTGTGTTGAGCTTCAGCAACCTCTATTGATTTATGAGTACATCCCCAATGGAACCCTTTTTGATCATCTTCATAAGATCTTCCCAGGTAAAAAGGTGACACTCTCATGGCACCGCCGGCTTTGCATTGCCTACCAGACAGCACAGGGTCTTTCCTATCTCCATTCTTCCGTGGTTCCACCTATATACCACCGTGACGTAAAATCGAGCAACATTTTATTAGATGAAAACCTTGATGCTAAAGTTTCTGATTTCGGAATTTCCAGGTTGGGTTTCAGTGATGTCAGTCATGTTACAACTTGTGCTCAAGGCACTTTAGGTTATCTCGACCCCGAGTATTACCTTAACTTCCAACTGACCGATAAGAGCGATGTGTACAGCTTCGGAGTAGTTTTGTTGGAGCTGTTAACTTCCAAGAAAGCCATTGATTTTAACAGAGGAGAAGAAGATGTGAACCTAGTGGTTTTCGCAAGGAAAATCCTCAAAGAAGAAAGATTCATGGATGTTATTGATCCTTGTCTTAAACAAGAAGCTGGTAAAATAGAATTAGAGACAATGAAAGCTCTAGGGTTTTTAGCAGAATCATGTTTGAATGAGAGAAAGCAGAATCGACCTTCGATGAAATCAGTTGCGAAAGAGATTGAGAGTATTTTGAGTGCTGTTTCAAGTGAAGTGCTTGAAGGTTAA